A genomic segment from Glycine max cultivar Williams 82 chromosome 1, Glycine_max_v4.0, whole genome shotgun sequence encodes:
- the LOC100796126 gene encoding uncharacterized protein has protein sequence MSVGGSPPTTKMREKLDLLEERLRAVEGFGDFPFTDMMDLCLVPDVIIPPKFKVPYFNKYKGTTCPKNHLKMYCRKKGMHSRDEKLLMHFFQDSLSDAAVVWYTNLEVSRIRSWKDLITAFIRQYQYNTDMAPDRTQIQNMFKREHESIKEYAQRWRDLAAQVVPVRTCFAYLVFAGERIKVGLKRGKFDYASLACTSNWREGTTGARKKEGDTHAVTSTPTWSKSQPAPHNTHQYAQHHPSFAARAGSSSPSAPVQPRTPTPPPRVSPLAPAPAQPRPNNKFSRSTSYNARRSPPARRTPKFSPIPMSYGDLLLSLLSNHMVVVTPGRTYQVPFPKWYDPDATAHTTGEPWGT, from the exons ATGTCTGTAGGAGGGTCGCCTCCAACGACGAAAATGAGGGAAAAGCTTGACCTCCTCGAGGAGAGGTTAAGAGCTGTTGAAGGATTTGGTGACTTTCCGTTCACGGACATGATGGACTTGTGCCTAGTGCCAGACGtcatcatccctcccaagttcaaagtaccataCTTtaacaagtacaaagggactacttgccccaagaaccatttGAAGATGTACTGTCGAAAGAAGGGCATGCATTCAAGGGATGAGAAGTTACTTATGCACTTCTTCCAAGATAGTTTGTCCGACGCTGCGGTGGTTTGGTACACCAACTTGGAGGTGTCCCGCAttcgatcatggaaggacttgattACTGCCTttattaggcagtaccaatacaacacaGATATGGCTCCTGATAGGACCCAGATTCAAAACATGTTCAAGAGAGAGCACGAATCCATCAAAGAGTATGCCCAgagatggagggatttggcggcccaggtggtacctgTTCGAAcctg CTTCGCATACCTCGTCTTCGCGGGCGAAAGGATAAAAGTcgggttgaaaagagggaagttcgacTATGCGTCTCTCGCCTGCACCAGCAATTGGAGGGAGGGAACAACTGGGGCAAGGAAGAAGGAAGGCGACACCCACGCTGTCACCTCCACACCCACTTGGTCTAAGTCTCAACCGGCCCCACACAACACCCACCAGTATGcccaacatcacccaagctttgCGGCCCGCGCCGGAAGCTCTTCTCCCTCGGCACCCGTCCAACCAAGGACGCCCACACCACCACCAAGGGTCTCCCCTCTGGCGCCGGCTCCAGCCCAGCCTCGTCCCAACAACAAGTTTTCCCGCAGCACAAGCTACAACGCCAGAAGAAGCCCTCCGGCGAGGAGAACCCCAAAATTTTCCCCGATCCCCATGTCCTATGGGGACCTCTTGCTATCACTATTGTCCAACCATATGGTGGTAGTAACCCCGGGAAGAACTTATCAAGTCCCTTTTCCCAAGTGGTACGATCCCGACGCCACTGCGCATACCACGGGGGAACCCTGGGGAACTTGA